Proteins encoded together in one Panthera uncia isolate 11264 chromosome A2, Puncia_PCG_1.0, whole genome shotgun sequence window:
- the KLHL26 gene encoding kelch-like protein 26, whose translation MFTGGMREASQDVIELKGVSARGLRHIIDFAYSAEVTLDLDCVQDVLGAAVFLQMLPVVELCEEFLKAAMSVETCLNIGHMATTFSLASLKESVDAFTFQHFLQIAEEEDFLHLPLERLVFFLQSNRLQSCAEIDLFRAAVRWLQHDPARRPRASHVLCHIRFPLMRSSDLVDSVQPLDIMVEDVLCRQYLLEAFNYQVLPFRQHEMQSPRTAVRSDVPSLVAFGGTPYTDSDRSVSSKVYQLPEPGARHFRELTEMEVGCSHTCVAVLDNFVYVAGGQHLQYRSGEGAVDACYRYDPHLNRWLRLQAMQESRIQFQLNVLCGMVYATGGRNRAGSLASVERYCPRRNEWGYACSLKRRTWGHAGASAGGRLYISGGYGISVEDKKALHCYDPAADQWEFKAPMSEPRVLHAMVGAGGRIYALGGRMDHVDRCFDVLAVEYYVPETDQWTSVSPMRAGQSEAGCCLLDRKIYIVGGYNWRLNNVTGIVQVYNTETDEWERDLHFPESFAGIACAPVLLPRSGTRR comes from the coding sequence ATGTTCACGGGTGGCATGAGGGAGGCGAGCCAGGATGTCATCGAGCTGAAAGGCGTGTCGGCCCGCGGCCTGCGGCACATCATCGACTTTGCCTATAGCGCCGAGGTGACGCTAGACCTGGACTGCGTGCAGGACGTGCTGGGTGCGGCCGTGTTCCTGCAGATGCTTCCCGTGGTGGAGCTGTGCGAGGAGTTCCTCAAGGCCGCCATGAGCGTGGAGACCTGCCTGAACATCGGCCACATGGCCACCACCTTCAGCCTGGCCTCGCTCAAGGAGTCGGTGGATGCCTTCACCTTCCAGCACTTCCTGCAGATTGCTGAGGAGGAGGACTTCCTGCACCTGCCGCTGGAGCGCCTCGTCTTCTTCCTGCAGAGCAATCGGCTGCAGAGCTGTGCCGAGATTGACCTGTTCCGCGCCGCGGTTCGCTGGCTGCAGCACGACCCGGCCCGGCGGCCGCGCGCCAGCCACGTGCTCTGCCACATCCGCTTCCCGCTCATGCGGTCGTCGGACCTGGTGGACAGCGTGCAGCCGCTGGACATCATGGTGGAGGATGTGCTGTGCCGGCAGTACCTGCTGGAGGCCTTCAACTACCAGGTGCTCCCCTTCCGGCAGCACGAGATGCAGTCCCCGCGCACGGCCGTGCGCTCGGATGTGCCCTCCCTGGTCGCGTTCGGCGGCACGCCCTACACGGACAGCGACCGCTCCGTCAGCAGCAAGGTGTACCAGCTGCCCGAGCCCGGTGCCCGCCACTTCCGTGAGCTCACGGAGATGGAGGTGGGCTGCAGCCACACGTGCGTGGCCGTGCTGGACAACTTCGTGTACGTGGCGGGCGGCCAGCACCTGCAGTACCGCAGCGGCGAGGGCGCGGTGGATGCCTGCTACCGCTACGACCCCCACCTGAACCGCTGGCTGCGGCTGCAGGCCATGCAGGAGAGTCGCATCCAGTTCCAGCTGAACGTGCTGTGCGGCATGGTGTATGCCACGGGTGGCCGCAACCGGGCCGGCAGCCTGGCCTCCGTCGAGAGGTACTGCCCGCGGCGCAACGAGTGGGGCTACGCCTGCTCTCTGAAGCGCCGCACCTGGGGCCACGCCGGCGCCTCGGCGGGGGGCCGCCTCTACATTTCGGGGGGCTACGGCATCTCTGTGGAGGACAAGAAGGCGCTGCACTGCTACGACCCCGCCGCTGACCAGTGGGAGTTCAAGGCGCCCATGAGCGAGCCCCGCGTGCTTCACGCCATGGTGGGTGCCGGCGGCCGCATCTACGCCCTCGGGGGCCGCATGGACCACGTGGACCGCTGCTTTGACGTGCTGGCTGTGGAGTACTACGTGCCTGAGACGGACCAGTGGACCAGCGTGAGCCCCATGCGGGCTGGCCAGTCAGAGGCCGGCTGCTGCCTGCTGGACAGGAAGATCTACATTGTGGGGGGCTATAACTGGCGTCTCAACAACGTGACGGGCATCgtgcaggtgtacaacacagaGACGGACGAGTGGGAACGCGACCTGCACTTCCCAGAGTCGTTCGCGGGCATCGCCTGTGCCCCCGTCCTGCTGCCCCGGTCCGGGACCAGGAGGTAG